The stretch of DNA GGAGAATCCGCCGACATCGAGCTGACCGTCACCAACCCCTCCGGCCGGCCCCTGCGCGCCCAACTCCGCGACGCCTGGCCCCCCAGCAGCTGGCACCCCGGCACCGAAGTCGAAGCTTCCCGCCACCAACTGACGGTCCCACCGGGCGAGCGCCGCCGCCTCACCACCCGCCTGCGCCCCACCCGCCGAGGCGACCACCAGTCGGACCGCGTCACGATCCGCTCGTACGGCCCCCTCGGCCTCCTGACCCGCCAGGGCAGCCACAAGGTCCCGTGGACACTCCGGGTCCTGCCACCCTTCACCAGCCGGAAGCACCTCCCGTCCAAACTGGCCCGCCTCCGCGAACTTGACGGACGCACCAGCGTGCTGACCCGCGGCCAGGGCACGGAGTTCGACAGCCTCCGCGACTACGTCCCCGGCGACGACACCCGCTCAATCGACTGGCGCGCCACAGCCCGCCAGTCCACCGTCGCCATCCGGACCTGGCGCCCCGAACGCGACCGCCACATCCTGCTGGTCCTCGACACCGGCCGCACCTCGGCCGGCCGAGTCGGCGACGCCCCACGCCTCGATGCCTCGATGGACGCGGCCCTGCTCCTCGCAGCCCTGGCCTCCCGAGCGGGCGACCGAGTGGACCTGCTCGCGTACGACCGCCGTGTACGCGCCCTGGTCCAGGGCAAGGCGGCAGGCGATGTACTCCCCTCAGTCGTCAACGCCCTGGCCACGCTCGAACCGGAACTGGTCGAAACGGATGCCAGAGGCCTGACCTCAACAGCTCTCCGCACCGCGACCCGCAGCTCACTGATAGTGCTGCTGACCAGCCTGGACGCAGCCCCCATCGAGGAGGGCCTGCTCCCCGTGCTCTCCCGCCTCACCCAACGCCACACAGTCCTCCTGGCATCAGTGGCCGACCCTCACATAGAGCAGATGTCCAAGGCCCGCGGAACAACAGAAGCCGTGTACGACGCAGCGGCCGCCGCCCAGGCCCACACGGAACGCCACCGCACAGCAGAAAAACTCATCCGCCATGGCGTCACAGTGGTAGACGCGACCCCTTCCGACCTGGCCCCCGCCTTGGCAGACGCGTACCTGTCCCTGAAGGCAGCCGGCCGCCTCTGAAATAGGAAAAGGCCCTTGAAGGGCCTCTAAATACGGTGAACGCAGAAAACCCCCGCACCCAGAGGGTGCGGGGGTTTCCCGTTAATGATAGTTCGGCGGCGTCCTACTCTCCCACAGGGTCCCCCCTGCAGTACCATCGGCGCTGTGAGGCTTAGCTTCCGGGTTCGGAATGTAACCGGGCGTTTCCCTCACGCTATGACCACCGAAACACTATGAAACTGTCAACCGCACCGTAGTCGTGGCCCGACATACGGGGTTGTTCGTGGTTTCAGAACCAACACAGTGGACGCGAGCAACTGAGGACAAGCCCTCGGCCTATTAGTACCAGTCACCTCCACCCGTTACCGGGCTTCCAGATCTGGCCTATCAACCCAGTCGTCTACTGGGAGCCTTAACCCCTCAAAGGGGGTGGGAATACTCATCTCGAAGCAGGCTTCCCGCTTAGATGCTTTCAGCGGTTATCCTTTCCGAACGTAGCCAACCAGCCATGCCCTTGGCAGGACAACTGGCACACCAGAGGTTCGTCCGTCCCGGTCCTCTCGTACTAGGGACAGCCCTTCTCAATATTCCTACGCGCACAGCGGATAGGGACCGAACTGTCTCACGACGTTCTAAACCCAGCTCGCGTACCGCTTTAATGGGCGAACAGCCCAACCCTTGGGACCGACTCCAGCCCCAGGATGCGACGAGCCGACATCGAGGTGCCAAACCATCCCGTCGATATGGACTCTTGGGGAAGATCAGCCTGTTATCCCCGGGGTACCTTTTATCCGTTGAGCGACGGCGCTTCCACAAGCCACCGCCGGATCACTAGTCCCGACTTTCGTCCCTGCTCGACCCGTCGGTCTCACAGTCAAGCTCCCTTGTGCACTTACACTCAACACCTGATTACCAACCAGGCTGAGGGAACCTTTGGGCGCCTCCGTTACTCTTTGGGAGGCAACCGCCCCAGTTAAACTACCCATCAGACACTGTCCCTGATCCGGATCACGGACCCAGGTTAGACATCCAGCACGACCAGAGTGGTATTTCAACGTTGACTCCACGAACACTGGCGTGCCCGCTTCAAAGTCTCCCACCTATCCTACACAAGCCGAACCGAACACCAATATCAAACTGTAGTAAAGGTCCCGGGGTCTTTCCGTCCTGCTGCGCGAAACGAGCATCTTTACTCGTAGTGCAATTTCACCGGGCCTATGGTTGAGACAGTCGAGAAGTCGTTACGCCATTCGTGCAGGTCGGAACTTACCCGACAAGGAATTTCGCTACCTTAGGATGGTTATAGTTACCACCGCCGTTTACTGGCGCTTAAGTTCTCAGCTTCGCACGCCCGAAAGCGCACTAACCGGTCCCCTTAACGTTCCAGCACCGGGCAGGCGTCAGTCCGTATACATCGCCTTACGGCTTCGCACGGACCTGTGTTTTTAGTAAACAGTCGCTTCTCGCTGGTCTCTGCGGCCACCCCCAGCTCACGGAGTAAATCCGATCACCGGTGATGGCCCCCCTTCTCCCGAAGTTACGGGGGCATTTTGCCGAGTTCCTTAACCATAGTTCACCCGAACGCCTCGGTATTCTCTACCTGACCACCTGAGTCGGTTTAGGGTACGGGCCGCCATGAAACTCGCTAGAGGCTTTTCTCGACAGCATAGGATCATCCACTTCACCACAATCGGCTCGGCATCAGGTCTCACCCACATGTCATCCGGATTTACCTAGATGACGGGCTACACCCTTACCCCGGGACAACCACCGCCCGGGCTGGACTACCTTCCTGCGTCACCCCATCACTCACCTACTACCATCTTGGGTCGGCGGCTCCACCACTTCCCTTTGCCCGAAGGCTCCAGGACGGCTTCACGGCCTTAGCATCAATGGGCTCGATGTTTGACGCTTCACAGCGGGTACCGGAATATCAACCGGTTATCCATCGACTACGCCTGTCGGCCTCGCCTTAGGTCCCGACTTACCCTGGGCAGATCAGCTTGACCCAGGAACCCTTAGTCAATCGGCGCACACGTTTCTCACGTATGTATCGCTACTCATGCCTGCATTCTCACTCGTGAACCGTCCACCACTCGCTTCCGCGGCAGCTTCACCCGGCACACGACGCTCCCCTACCCATCCCAGCAGGCGTTGGCCCTATATGCTGGAATGACACGACTTCGGCGGTACGCTTGAGCCCCGCTACATTGTCGGCGCGGAATCACTTGACCAGTGAGCTATTACGCACTCTTTCAAGGGTGGCTGCTTCTAAGCCAACCTCCTGGTTGTCTCTGCGACTCCACATCCTTTCCCACTTAGCGTACGCTTAGGGGCCTTAGTCGATGCTCTGGGCTGTTTCCCTCTCGACCATGGAGCTTATCCCCCACAGTCTCACTGCCGTGCTCTCACTTACCGGCATTCGGAGTTTGGCTAAGGTCAGTAACCCGGTAGGGCCCATCGCCTATCCAGTGCTCTACCTCCGGCAAGAAACACACGACGCTGCACCTAAATGCATTTCGGGGAGAACCAGCTATCACGGAGTTTGATTGGCCTTTCACCCCTAACCACAGGTCATCCCCCAGGTTTTCAACCCTGGTGGGTTCGGTCCTCCACGACCTCTTACAGCCGCTTCAACCTGCCCATGGCTAGATCACTCCGCTTCGGGTCTTGAGCGCGCTACTGAATCGCCCTATTCGGACTCGCTTTCGCTACGGCTTCCCCACACGGGTTAACCTCGCAACGCACCGCAAACTCGCAGGCTCATTCTTCAAAAGGCACGCAGTCACGACTGTATGTGCAAGCACATACAGCGACGCTCCCACGGCTTGTAGGCACACGGTTTCAGGTACTATTTCACTCCGCTCCCGCGGTACTTTTCACCATTCCCTCACGGTACTATCCGCTATCGGTCACCAGGGAATATTTAGGCTTAACGGGTGGTCCCGCCAGATTCACACGGGATTTCTCGGGCCCCGTGCTACTTGGGTGTCTCTCAAACGAGCCGTTGATGTTTCGACTACGGGGGTCTTACCCTCTACGCCGGACCTTTCGCATGTCCTTCGCCTACATCAACGGTTTCTGACTCGTCTCACAGCCGGCAGACTGTGAAAGAGAGATCCCACAACCCCGCACACGCAACCCCTGCCGGGTCTCACACGTATACGGTTTGGCCTCATCCGGTTTCGCTCGCCACTACTCCCGGAATCACGGTTGTTTTCTCTTCCTGCGGGTACTGAGATGTTTCACTTCCCCGCGTTCCCTCCACACTGCCTATGTGTTCAGCAGCGGGTGACAGCCCATGACGACTGCCGGGTTTCCCCATTCGGAAACCCCCGGATCAAAGCCTGGTTGACGACTCCCCGGGGACTATCGTGGCCTCCCACGTCCTTCATCGGTTCCTGGTGCCAAGGCATCCACCGTGCGCCCTTAAAAACTTGGCCACAGATGCTCGCGTCCACTGTGCAGTTCTCAAACAACGACCAACCACCCGCCACCCCACTGGAAACCAGTGAGTACACCGGGGTCGGCATTGAGGTCGGGAACAAGTCCGTACCCTCAGATACCCAACAGCGTGCCCGGCCCAGTCATCCCACCCATTCCGCGTTCCACGCCCCGAAGGACAGTACTTGCGGCCCGAGAAGGCCAACTGTGCCGAATAGTCAACGTTCCACCCATGAGCAACCAGCATCAGACGTTCGCTGATGAACTGGCCTCTGACCAACCGGAGTTGGTAAGAAGTGCTCCTTAGAAAGGAGGTGATCCAGCCGCACCTTCCGGTACGGCTACCTTGTTACGACTTCGTCCCAATCGCCAGTCCCACCTTCGACAGCTCCCTCCCACAAGGGGTTGGGCCACCGGCTTCGGGTGTTACCGACTTTCGTGACGTGACGGGCGGTGTGTACAAGGCCCGGGAACGTATTCACCGCAGCAATGCTGATCTGCGATTACTAGCAACTCCGACTTCATGGGGTCGAGTTGCAGACCCCAATCCGAACTGAGACAGGCTTTTTGAGATTCGCTCCGCCTCGCGGCTTCGCAGCTCATTGTACCTGCCATTGTAGCACGTGTGCAGCCCAAGACATAAGGGGCATGATGACTTGACGTCGTCCCCACCTTCCTCCGAGTTGACCCCGGCAGTCTCCTGTGAGTCCCCATCACCCCGAAGGGCATGCTGGCAACACAGAACAAGGGTTGCGCTCGTTGCGGGACTTAACCCAACATCTCACGACACGAGCTGACGACAGCCATGCACCACCTGTCACCCGACCACAAGGGGGGCCGTATCTCTACGGCTTTCCGGGCGATGTCAAGCCTTGGTAAGGTTCTTCGCGTTGCGTCGAATTAAGCCACATGCTCCGCTGCTTGTGCGGGCCCCCGTCAATTCCTTTGAGTTTTAGCCTTGCGGCCGTACTCCCCAGGCGGGGAACTTAATGCGTTAGCTGCGGCACCGACGACGTGGAATGTCGCCAACACCTAGTTCCCACCGTTTACGGCGTGGACTACCAGGGTATCTAATCCTGTTCGCTCCCCACGCTTTCGCTCCTCAGCGTCAGTAATGGCCCAGAGATCCGCCTTCGCCACCGGTGTTCCTCCTGATATCTGCGCATTTCACCGCTACACCAGGAATTCCGATCTCCCCTACCACACTCTAGCCTGCCCGTATCGACTGCAGACCCGGGGTTAAGCCCCGGGCTTTCACAACCGACGTGACAAGCCGCCTACGAGCTCTTTACGCCCAATAATTCCGGACAACGCTTGCGCCCTACGTATTACCGCGGCTGCTGGCACGTAGTTAGCCGGCGCTTCTTCTGCAGGTACCGTCACTTTCGCTTCTTCCCTGCTGAAAGAGGTTTACAACCCGAAGGCCGTCATCCCTCACGCGGCGTCGCTGCATCAGGCTTTCGCCCATTGTGCAATATTCCCCACTGCTGCCTCCCGTAGGAGTCTGGGCCGTGTCTCAGTCCCAGTGTGGCCGGTCGCCCTCTCAGGCCGGCTACCCGTCGTCGCCTTGGTGAGCTTCTACCTCACCAACTAGCTGATAGGCCGCGGGCTCATCCTGCACCGCCGGAGCTTTCAACCCCCTCCCATGCGAGAGGGGATATCATCCGGTATTAGACCCCGTTTCCAGGGCTTGTCCCAGAGTGCAGGGCAGATTGCCCACGTGTTACTCACCCGTTCGCCACTAATCCACCCCGAAGGGCTTCATCGTTCGACTTGCATGTGTTAAGCACGCCGCCAGCGTTCGTCCTGAGCCAGGATCAAACTCTCCGTGAATGTTTTCCCGTAATCGGGATCGCATCCGCGTTGAGCGGAACCAGGAAGAGGAATAATCTTCCGGTTCACAGCGTCCTCGCTGATGTTCTTCAAAGGAACCTCGTCCCGACCATGACGGCCGGAGACGGGGTATCAACATATCTGGCGTTGACTTTTGGCACGCTGTTGAGTTCTCAAGGAACGGACGCTTCCTTTGTACTCACCCTCTCGGGCTTTCCTCCGGGCGCTTCCCTTCGGTGTTTCTTTTTATTCTTCGTTCTTGCGTTTCCGACTCTATCAGACTCTTTCGTGTCCGATTTCCTCGGTGCCTTTCCGGTTCCCGCTCCGGCCTTTCGGCTTTCGCGTTTCCCTTTCCGGCGGCTCCGACTTTATCAGAAGTTTTCGGCTGGTCTTACCGGCCTAGAGGTTCCGATTTATCGGGTGCGGCTTCTTGGCTTATGAGATTCAAGAAGCAGGCAGATGTTAACTGTCGCCGCTGGACTTGTCCAGCTCTAGGCAACTGTTCGAATCTACCTCCCCAGTCCTTCCGTGTCAACGGTTTTTCTGGGGCGTCGAGGACACTAGCAGGTCAGCAGGGGCGTACGCACATCACGCTGCGGTGGGAACCGTGGCGCTGCGTTCCGCGGGGTCGACGTCGCCTGTGGCTCCGGCTCGTGCCGCTCTGCCGCCCAGGACGTAGACGTACACGAGGAAGGCCAGTTCAGCGGCGATTCCGATGCCGATGCGGGCCCAGGTCGGCAGGCCGGAGGGGGTGACGAAGCCTTCGATGGCGCCGGAGATGAACAGGACCAGGGCCAGGCCTACCGCCATGCCGAGGGCGGCTCTGCCTTCTTCGGCGAGGGCGGTGCGGCGTGAGCGTGGGCCGGGGTCGATGACGGTCCAGCCGAGCCGCAGGCCTGTGCCTGCGGCTACGAAGACCGCGGTGAGTTCCAGGAGGCCGTGTGGGAGGACCAGGCCGAGGAAGGTGTCGAGGCGGCCTGCGTCGGACATCAGGCCGATGCCTACGCCCAGGTTCAGCATGTTCTGGAAGAGGATCCAGATGACGGGGAAGCAGAGGAAGGCGCCCAGGACCAGGCACATGGCCGCTGCCTGGGCGTTGTTCGTCCAGACCTGGGCGGCGAACGATGCTGCTGGGTGGCTGGAGTAGTACGTCTCGTACTCGCCGCCTGGGCGGGTGAGCTCGCGCAGTTCGCTGGGGGCCGCGATGGAGGACTGGACCTCGGGGTGCGTGGCGATCCACCAGCCGATGATGGCCGCGAGGACCGTCGAGAGGAGGGCGGTTGGGACCCACCAGTGGCGTGAGCGGTAGACCGCTGCTGGGAAACCGTGGCTCAGGAAGTGTGTGGCGTCGCGCCAGGAAGCTCGGCGGGTGCCTGTCACGGCACTACGCGCGCGTGCCACGAGGTGGGTGAGGCGGCCGGTGAGCTGCGGGTCCGGGGCGCTGGACTGGATGAGCGAGAGGTGGGTGGCAGTGCGTTGGTAGAGCGCGACGAGTTCGTCGGCCTCGGCTCCGTCGAGGCGGCGCTGGCGGCGCAGCAGGGCGTCGAGTCGGTCCCACTCTGCTCGGTGGGCGGACACGAAGACGTCGAGGTCCATCAGGTGGCTGCTCCTCGTACTGCGGCGCGATGCTGCCTCAGCTTGGCAGACTGGCCGTTCCGAGGGCAGGGCAGGGAAGGGCGGCTGGCGTGAGTGAGCTTGTGACGGGCGAGGCGGTGGCGCTCGAGCTGCGCCCGGCGAAGCTGCCGAGTCGTGGGCTCGCCGTACTGATCGACTTGGTGGTGGCCTGGGCGGTCTACCTGGGGGTGACCGTGGCGATCGTGGCCTCTACGTCTTCGTTGGACGACGCGGCGGTTGCGGCGGTCGCCGTCGCCAGCTTTGTGCTGGTCCTGGTCGGTGGGCCGATCGCGGTGGAGACGCTCAGCCATGGGCGGTCGCTGGGCAAGATGGCGTGCGGGCTGCGGGTGGTGCGGGACGACGGGGGGCCGATTCGTTTCCGGCACGCGTTGGTGCGGGGTGCCGTGGGGGTCGTCGAGATTCTGCTGACGTTCGGGGTCGTCGCGTGCATTGCTTCGCTGGTGTCGGCTCGGGGGCGGAGGCTCGGGGATGTGTTCGCGGGGACGCTTGTCGTGCGGGAACGGGTGCCCGCCGCGCATACGGCTTTCATTCCTCCGCCGCCGCCTTGGCTGGCGGGGCGGTTCTCCGGGCTCGATCTTTCCGGGGTGCCTGACGGGCTGTGGCTCGCGATCAGGCAGTACCTGACGCGGATGGGGCAGTTGGATCCGCAGGTGGGCTGGACGATGGCGGAGCGGCTTGCCGGGGATCTCGCGGAACGTACGGGGGCTCCGGCTCCGGAGGGGGTTCCGCCGGCGGCGTACCTGGCCGCGGTCGTGCAGGAGCGGCAGGCGCGGGACGCTCGGCGGGCGTTCGGTAGTGGGAGTGGCGGTGGTGGGAGTGGCGGTGGCGGTTCGGTTCCTGTCGCCGGGGCTGCGTACGCGGCGCCGCCTCCCCCAGCCCCCGTGCGGGAGCCGCGTGATGTGCCGTCGGCCGTGCGGCGGGACGATGCGGAAGCCGCGTCTCCCGGCACCGGGTTCGTGCCGCCCGCGTAGGGCTGGGGTCCCGCTCAGGCGAACGTCGAGGGTGGGGATTCGAGGTTCTCGAGCTCCATGCCGGGGGCGGAGAGTACGACGTCGCCGGCGATGTGGATGGTGTGCTGCTCGCCGGTGTCCAGGGCTGTGACCTGGTATTCGTCCACGATCAGCGGGCCGTTGTCAGTGGCGTGTGCTTCGCTTTTCAGCAGGGCCCAAGACTGGTCGAGAGTACGGGGGGCGAGGACCGGGTCGGTGAAGGCGACGAGGCGGACGCGGGTCGCGGGGGAAGCGGGAGCAAGGCGGAGGAGGCGTGTGGTCGCGACGAGGAAAGCGGGGGATGTGCCGGTGAAGGCGTGGGCGGGAGCGTTGTCTTCGGTGGCGTGGGTGCCGGTGGGGTCGGTGCGAACCCACGTGACGCCTTTGATCGCCGCGGCGCGGATCTGCCAGTCCCCCGCGTGGAGTTCGAGGCGGATGGGGCGGCCGAGTTCGTCGAGGGCGAGGTCGACGGAGCCGGTGGGCTCGCCTGAGGGCGCGGTCCGCTGCGAGACGTAGCGCCAGCCGGAGGGTCCGGGGGCGCAGTGGAAGTGCTCTTCACCGAGGGGGGTGTGGTCGTGCGGATCGTGAAGCGAATAGTGGCCGCGGGGCATGGGGCTCGGTCCTTGTAGGGGGCGGATTCTCGTCCGGGGGCCGGGGCAGGCTGCCGGTCGTAGGTGGGCCGGGGCCCGCTGTAGGGAGGGGCTGCTCGGTCCGTCCCGGAGCCCAAGGTAGGCCAGCCGTGATGCTGTGACGCTTCGGGGCCGGGGTCCTACGGGTGCGAGCCTGCTGCGTCCCGGCCAAGCCAGCGGCGCCGGGTGGGGAGCCGGGGCCGGGTCCGGCCGACCGAGCTCGGGCCCCCGGAGCCCCCGGCAAGGCGAGACTTCGGCGCGCGCCCTCGGACCAGAGCCCGCGGCCGCGCATGTGGCGCCTCGGGCCCCGGAACCCACGGGCGCGAGCCTGCGCAGACTGCGCCGCTCGCTGCCGGATCAGCAGTGCCCGGCGGGTAGCTGGGGCCAGTTCCGCCAGCCCGTCCCTGCGGCAAAGCGAGGCCGTTGGTGCCGGGCAGAGCCTCGCCGCGCCCCCAGCAAAGCGAGGCCGTTGGTGCAGAGCAGAGCCGTACGCACGGGCGCAGGCCCCCGCCCGGGTGGGCGAGGGCCTGCGGTGAGCGTGGGCCGGGCGGTGAA from Streptomyces sp. BA2 encodes:
- a CDS encoding stage II sporulation protein M; its protein translation is MDLDVFVSAHRAEWDRLDALLRRQRRLDGAEADELVALYQRTATHLSLIQSSAPDPQLTGRLTHLVARARSAVTGTRRASWRDATHFLSHGFPAAVYRSRHWWVPTALLSTVLAAIIGWWIATHPEVQSSIAAPSELRELTRPGGEYETYYSSHPAASFAAQVWTNNAQAAAMCLVLGAFLCFPVIWILFQNMLNLGVGIGLMSDAGRLDTFLGLVLPHGLLELTAVFVAAGTGLRLGWTVIDPGPRSRRTALAEEGRAALGMAVGLALVLFISGAIEGFVTPSGLPTWARIGIGIAAELAFLVYVYVLGGRAARAGATGDVDPAERSATVPTAA
- a CDS encoding RDD family protein, coding for MSELVTGEAVALELRPAKLPSRGLAVLIDLVVAWAVYLGVTVAIVASTSSLDDAAVAAVAVASFVLVLVGGPIAVETLSHGRSLGKMACGLRVVRDDGGPIRFRHALVRGAVGVVEILLTFGVVACIASLVSARGRRLGDVFAGTLVVRERVPAAHTAFIPPPPPWLAGRFSGLDLSGVPDGLWLAIRQYLTRMGQLDPQVGWTMAERLAGDLAERTGAPAPEGVPPAAYLAAVVQERQARDARRAFGSGSGGGGSGGGGSVPVAGAAYAAPPPPAPVREPRDVPSAVRRDDAEAASPGTGFVPPA
- a CDS encoding DUF58 domain-containing protein, whose product is MALTGRTALLAALGSLPVGIWDPSWTGILAVNTPLALACACDFALAAPVRRLGLTRAGDTSVRLGESADIELTVTNPSGRPLRAQLRDAWPPSSWHPGTEVEASRHQLTVPPGERRRLTTRLRPTRRGDHQSDRVTIRSYGPLGLLTRQGSHKVPWTLRVLPPFTSRKHLPSKLARLRELDGRTSVLTRGQGTEFDSLRDYVPGDDTRSIDWRATARQSTVAIRTWRPERDRHILLVLDTGRTSAGRVGDAPRLDASMDAALLLAALASRAGDRVDLLAYDRRVRALVQGKAAGDVLPSVVNALATLEPELVETDARGLTSTALRTATRSSLIVLLTSLDAAPIEEGLLPVLSRLTQRHTVLLASVADPHIEQMSKARGTTEAVYDAAAAAQAHTERHRTAEKLIRHGVTVVDATPSDLAPALADAYLSLKAAGRL